Proteins encoded in a region of the Podospora pseudopauciseta strain CBS 411.78 chromosome 6, whole genome shotgun sequence genome:
- a CDS encoding hypothetical protein (COG:C; COG:G; EggNog:ENOG503Q0C1; CAZy:GT1) produces MPADQSSDETLSKCTILLVTGTGGFTHAAPVLELGRLLASRGHTIHFATHKTQEKWILTNPSYAFISPAHIYPMGDPLTPEQEEAHYLALQNTDIRVDYKSYFAPKYTVDAFWTSDYTHLLRITKAISPDAIVTDFFVEATRDMQKQFGVPVAMVWPQMPYGMVSAGHIPGIPGFQVDALTSEKASFWQRIRAALRPLRAITTVVPYLRWVKRMRREAGVNYPLAGVTAGKPDYLGLVNSFWGLETPKDCPPLLQAVGPILSEEYPGLDGELRGFYERGKKRRVVYVCFGTHITLPTEQVVMFLGALGDLLADGLVDGVIWTVGKKQRQQFQPLLNQWTGGVREPVGMLLENQSERWYFTPFAPQRAILDHPDTILFVTHGGGSSINEAMYHGVRMLSLGFFFDQLLNSLRIVEAGVGLGLDKATFTRDEIYDKGRQVLLDEDGSFARNVERMRHIARISARKKHYAADLIEEMMYDAKFGLDPNSGKMRPMHLQTADVRMPIWKAKNLDLLLLGGLATAGFAGVSYWLYSWISDQL; encoded by the exons ATGCCCGCCGATCAAAGTTCAGACGAAACCCTCTCCAAATGCACCATTCTCCTCGTCACCGGGACAGGCGGCTTCACTCACGCCG CCCCAGTCCTCGAACTCGGCCGCCTGCTCGCCTCCCGCGGGCACACAATCCACTTCGCAACCCACAAAACCCAAGAGAAATGgatcctcaccaacccctcctacGCCTTCATCTCCCCTGCCCACATCTACCCCATGGGCGACCCTCTAACTCccgaacaagaagaagcccacTACCTCGCCCTCCAAAACACCGACATCCGCGTTGATTACAAGTCTTACTTCGCGCCCAAATATACAGTCGACGCCTTCTGGACGTCAGATTacacccacctcctccgcatcaCCAAAGCCATCTCCCCCGACGCGATCGTGACTGATTTCTTTGTCGAGGCAACAAGGGATATGCAAAAACAGTTTGGCGTTCCAGTGGCGATGGTCTGGCCGCAGATGCCGTACGGGATGGTATCAGCGGGGCATATCCCCGGGATTCCTGGGTTTCAAGTCGATGCCCTGACTTCGGAAAAGGCAAGCTTTTGGCAGAGGATACGCGCGGCCCTGAGGCCGTTGAGGGCAATCACGACGGTGGTGCCGTATTTGAGGTGGGtcaagaggatgaggagagaggCCGGAGTGAATTACCCCCTGGCCGGGGTGACAGCGGGAAAGCCGGATTATCTGGGTTTGGTGAATAgcttttgggggttggagacGCCAAAAGATTGCCCGCCGCTTTTACAGGCTGTTGGGCCGATTTTGTCGGAGGAGTACCCTGGATTGGATGgggagttgagggggttCTATGAgcgggggaagaagaggagggtggtgtatgTTTGTTTTGGGACGCATATAACGCTGCCGACGGAGCAGGTTGTGATGTTTTTGGGGGCATTGGGGGATTTATTGGCGGATGGATTGGTAGATGGGGTGATTTGGACGGTCGGAAAGAAACAGAGGCAGCAGTTTCAGCCGTTGCTGAATCAGTGGACTGGGGGAGTCAGGGAGCCAGTGGGGATGCTGCTGGAAAATCAGAGCGAGAGGTGGTATTTCACGCCTTTTGCGCCTCAGAGAGCAATATTGGATCATCCGGACACGATACTCTTTGTCACCCATGGTGGCGGGAGCAGTATCAATGAGGCGATGTACCATGGAGTGCGTATGTTGTCTCTGGGATTCTTTTTCGACCAGCTTTTGAACAGTCTACGGATTGTCGAAGCAGGTGTCGGGTTGGGTCTCGATAAGGCCACATTCACAAGAGACGAGATTTACGACAAGGGCCGGCAGGTACTGCTTGATGAGGACGGCAGCTTTGCGAGAAATGTTGAGCGGATGAGGCACATTGCCCGAATATCAGCCCGGAAGAAACATTATGCCGCCGACCTGATCGAGGAGATGATGTACGATGCAAAGTTCGGACTGGATCCCAACAGTGGGAAGATGAGACCGATGCATCTTCAGACGGCAGACGTTAGAATGCCGATATGGAAAGCCAAGAACCTGGATCTGCTGCTCCTCGGAGGACTGGCGACTGCCGGGTTTGCCGGTGTAAGCTACTGGCTCTATTCTTGGATCAGTGATCAGTTGTGA